The window GCGAGGACAATGTTGAAGATATTCTGCGTCCTCCGCTCCTGCTTCAGGAGCTGCTCCGGCACGATCACCTCATAATCGACCACACCATAGTGCCGGCGCTTCAGCATTCGACTTACGACGTCGGCCACCGGCTGCATCATGTCCGAGCGATCGACACTGACCACAAGCTGATCCAGCTGATGGTAATTCTCCTCACGGTCCTGGCTATTCGACCCCTGGTTACCACCGCGGTTTGACTGCTGCACTTCCTGAGTCGAGACGCGTGCCCGGTCCTCATAACGCAGCAAGACCGTCTTCAGTGGCGCATAGATGTCATAGTTGTAATCGCGGATCCCGAGATTCTCGATGCTCTGCGACGACAGCGAGCGTTCATCGAGAACTCCAACTACAGTCAGCCAGAGGTTTCCACATTTGATCTTGTTGCCCAGAGGCGCCTCGCGCGTAAAGAAGCGTGTCTTGACCTTCTGACCGATGACCGCGACCGGAGCCGCCTGCAGCAGCTGCTCATCGGTGAAGAATCTGCCTTCCGACAGTCGGATGTCCGGGTGGTCGAAGTGCTGCGCGTCCACACCGACGAGTTTCACGGACCGGCGAAGCCCGGACCGTATCGCCTGGGTTTCGATCACCACCTCCGGACTGACACCCGTAACGCCCGGCACGAGGTTCTCGATGCTGATCGCGTCTTTCAACGTCAGCCCCGGCGACCACGGTACCTTCTCCGCTGTCAACGCGTCACTCTCGTCTACGGCACCTTCCTCCTGACGAATGACCGGCTTCACGATGACGTTGTTTGCACCCAGAAGCTTGATCTGATTCAGCACCTCCTGCTCTGCGCCCTTGCCGATGGCCAGCATGGCTATCACCGACGCAACGCCGAAGATGATGCCGAGCATCGTCAAAATGGACCGGATCTTGTTGCCGCGAATGGACTCGGTCGCGATCAGGAAATTGTAAATCGCCTTCTCAAGCATAGCAGTCTCCTGCTACTCCGGACTGGCAGCGGCAAGAGCACCGCCTGTTTCCAGCAGGACAAACGAGAGGCCCGACGTATCGGCCGGAAGTGAAAGGAAGATCCGGTCTTCGTTGGATACGCCCGCCTGGACGACAGCTTCGTTCTCGTTCATCTGTCCAAGTCTTACCTCCTGACGAACGGTTCGACCGCCGCGCCTGGCATAGACAAAGTTCAGGGAGTCGGATGTGTGAATCGCTTCGAGCGGTATGAAGATCGCCTCCGGCAGTTCCGCAACTACGATCGTGTTGCTCGTAGTCATGGCCGGCCGCAGCGTCGTATCGGACTCGTTCACCGTTATCGCCACCTCGAACACTTTCGCATCCGAATTCGGTCTCTGTTCACCGATATTCGCCACGTTGACTACCGTCCCGGTCAGCTTCTTGTCAGGATCGGCATCGAGGCCAATCTCTACCTTCTGACCGGAAGCGAGCTTTTGTATGTCCACCTCGTTAACGTAGGTCACCGACTCCATGACGGACAGATCCGGGAGTTCCGCCACAACGGGGTCCCACGCATTGACGGTTCCCCCGGTGGTGAGCTTCTGCCCACGCCAGTCACGCTTGTACACGACCATCCCGTTCTCGGGCGCCATGATCGTAAACTGTTGTGCAGCATCGGTCAATAGTTGAAACTGATTTCTGTTTTTTGATAACTCTGCTCCAACCTCGCGCATCTTGGCGATTCCCTGCTTGACCTGGGTCTGATAGTTCTCCACAGCCTGTTCGAGGGCTCGTTGGGCTTTCTCAAAATCTATTTCTGCCTGACGTTTCAACGAAGGAGCCTCGTACACGGCTTGCTCCTGTCGTAGCCGGGCCTCCTCTTTGGCATATTCGAGATTCACCAGATTGTCGCGCTCTCGACTCAGCGTCAGCGATGTATCAAGCATGGCCTGCTCGTACTGCGACTGAGCCTTCTGCAGTTCAAGATTGGCGTCGTTGATCCGGCTCGTCACCTCCGAGCGGTCCAACTCGGCCACGAACTGCCCCTTCTTGATCACCGTGCCTTCCGGGACAAGCCGGAGGATCTTCATCTCGAAGATGCGAAGCTGGCGCGTACTGCTCGGCCCGTAGATCTTCACGGAGTTCTTTGCCCGGAGTTCGCCGGTGGTCGTTACAGCCACTCTGAACGGACCGAGCCTCGGGGACACCATGAGGTCAGCAACTTCGTCTGACTCGAACCTCACAAAGAGACCAAGGAGCGCGATCACAATGACAGCGCCCGCAACGAGAAGAAGTCGCTTGTTCATTTTTTCTTTGTCTGTCTTTGGCAATCAACGATCGGTGCTGCCCGGCCGGATAACATCGGAATCATCACACAGCAAAAAATACACAATCGTTGGCCTCCGGCTTATCGAAGCATTACAAGTTGCCTGGTCTCGGTGAACTCGCCAGCATCCATCCGATACAGATACACCCCGCTCGCCAATCGTTCACCTGTGCTCGACGTTCCATTCCACAACGCCGAATGAACGCCGACTGCAAACTGGCCATCGACGACTGTTGCTACCTGGCGGCCCAGAACATCGAACACACGGATTACGACCCCGCTCGGCTCGGGCACTGCAAAGCCCATCACGGTTTCCGGAGCGAACGGGTTCGGATAATTCTGATGAAGCGAGAAGTCGCGTACAGGGCCGGCCGGAGCCTCAATGGCCGTGGCCGTTGTATCGATAATCACGAATCCCTGCTCGCTCTGGGCGAATAGCTCGGCGTCAGCGGAACTGGCTATGCGCAAGGCGTATCCGGAGCCCATCTCCAGCTGCGCATCCACCTCCCACAGGTAGGCGCCATCGCTGGCGGTCGTCACGACAGGGGCCACCATGACGGCGTTGCGGAGCAGATCGATGATCACGTCCTCTTCGATGTTGTCGGTCCATCGAATGTAGTGATCGAGGCCGCGCTGCAACTCTGCCGCTCCATTCGGCGCGATCAGCTCGATGAATGGTTCGACGGTCGCAAAACGCTGAGCCGCCGACCATTCGCTTGTCCCCGCATCATTCGTGGATCTTACTCGCCAGTAGTACTCCACAGCCGCGGCTACCGACGCCATCTCAAATAATGCCTCGCGCATAGACGTGACATCGACGACGGTCGATGTAAAACTCTCGTCGGTCGCTACCTGCATGTCAAATGACGTGACATAGCCGATCGACGACCACTGCAGTGTCACCGGCAAGTCCTGATTGACGCTGTCGCCATCTGCAGGAAAGTATGGCCTCGGAGTGAACACCACGGAAC of the Rhodothermales bacterium genome contains:
- a CDS encoding FtsX-like permease family protein, which encodes MLEKAIYNFLIATESIRGNKIRSILTMLGIIFGVASVIAMLAIGKGAEQEVLNQIKLLGANNVIVKPVIRQEEGAVDESDALTAEKVPWSPGLTLKDAISIENLVPGVTGVSPEVVIETQAIRSGLRRSVKLVGVDAQHFDHPDIRLSEGRFFTDEQLLQAAPVAVIGQKVKTRFFTREAPLGNKIKCGNLWLTVVGVLDERSLSSQSIENLGIRDYNYDIYAPLKTVLLRYEDRARVSTQEVQQSNRGGNQGSNSQDREENYHQLDQLVVSVDRSDMMQPVADVVSRMLKRRHYGVVDYEVIVPEQLLKQERRTQNIFNIVLAAIASISLIVGGIGIMNIMLASVLERTREIGVRRSIGATRNDIVLQFLIEAITISFAGGVIGILLGVMISRGIEMSTGIQTIVSVLSVVLAFLVSFSVGLVFGLLPAKRAAEHDPVVALRYE
- a CDS encoding HlyD family efflux transporter periplasmic adaptor subunit is translated as MNKRLLLVAGAVIVIALLGLFVRFESDEVADLMVSPRLGPFRVAVTTTGELRAKNSVKIYGPSSTRQLRIFEMKILRLVPEGTVIKKGQFVAELDRSEVTSRINDANLELQKAQSQYEQAMLDTSLTLSRERDNLVNLEYAKEEARLRQEQAVYEAPSLKRQAEIDFEKAQRALEQAVENYQTQVKQGIAKMREVGAELSKNRNQFQLLTDAAQQFTIMAPENGMVVYKRDWRGQKLTTGGTVNAWDPVVAELPDLSVMESVTYVNEVDIQKLASGQKVEIGLDADPDKKLTGTVVNVANIGEQRPNSDAKVFEVAITVNESDTTLRPAMTTSNTIVVAELPEAIFIPLEAIHTSDSLNFVYARRGGRTVRQEVRLGQMNENEAVVQAGVSNEDRIFLSLPADTSGLSFVLLETGGALAAASPE